Proteins from a single region of Haloterrigena alkaliphila:
- a CDS encoding J domain-containing protein — protein sequence MGESYYEILEVDADATREEIQAAYRERVLETHPDHNDAPDAAEQFKRVSTARSVLADGTERARYDRLGHEAYARLADRTAAADESGTDDSSEQGRATDSSDDANDRTTGSKYDRETAGSSTTGSKTASSSATDSSTAGSRRNERSKSHHARQRRRRQRARKHARTTHSFGGETGPTGNHTGTTATTTGDRDDSASEFRYAVHDWTDDVTLEWEGESITHTTAVTIGCLWLLYPVFVGASLTSAFPLAVNVVVAACTLGLVGYVLTKPRIAAALFGSWSVLFPLGIDATAALEAYSISGLLALGFAWIPFGYAIVLWWALRP from the coding sequence ATGGGCGAGTCGTACTACGAGATCCTCGAGGTCGATGCGGACGCGACCCGCGAAGAGATTCAGGCGGCCTACCGGGAGCGCGTCCTCGAGACCCACCCGGATCACAACGACGCGCCCGACGCCGCCGAGCAGTTCAAACGGGTCTCGACGGCGCGGTCGGTGCTGGCCGACGGCACCGAACGGGCCCGCTACGACCGGCTCGGCCACGAGGCTTACGCCCGTCTCGCCGACCGAACGGCCGCAGCCGACGAGTCGGGGACCGACGACTCCAGCGAGCAAGGACGTGCAACCGACTCGAGCGACGACGCGAACGACCGCACCACGGGATCGAAATACGACAGGGAGACGGCCGGCTCGAGTACGACCGGTTCGAAGACGGCGAGTTCCAGCGCGACCGACTCGAGTACTGCCGGCTCGAGGCGGAATGAGCGATCCAAAAGCCACCACGCCCGACAGCGCCGCCGCCGGCAACGGGCCCGCAAGCACGCCCGGACCACCCACTCGTTCGGTGGCGAGACCGGACCGACTGGGAATCACACGGGGACCACGGCGACGACGACGGGCGACCGCGACGATTCGGCCTCGGAGTTCCGGTACGCCGTCCACGACTGGACGGACGACGTCACCCTCGAGTGGGAGGGGGAGTCGATCACCCACACGACGGCGGTGACGATCGGCTGCCTCTGGCTGCTCTACCCGGTCTTCGTCGGGGCGAGTCTCACGTCGGCGTTTCCCCTCGCCGTCAACGTCGTCGTCGCCGCGTGTACGCTGGGACTCGTCGGGTACGTGCTCACGAAACCCCGGATCGCGGCCGCGCTGTTCGGCTCCTGGAGCGTGCTGTTCCCGCTCGGAATCGACGCGACGGCCGCGCTCGAGGCGTACTCGATCTCCGGGTTGCTCGCGCTCGGGTTCGCCTGGATTCCTTTCGGCTACGCGATCGTACTCTGGTGGGCGCTTCGTCCGTGA
- a CDS encoding DUF7350 domain-containing protein, whose translation MDNDIDRRTFVGWTGAVTGAIALAGCMETGGDDEDTGGEDNGAEGPNDPDLPRLPRVEDPPNAVYVPTHRESMWTIDPITAGDYTIAPMLSMPHSFWILTGGAGGADEIQRVDPTESRSVHMMFTLWDAETGVVLPVNEGATITVSRDGQRVGQPTSPWPMLSQGMGFHFGDNVPLEADGTYTVEVDLPPLSVRTTGDLTGRFTEGATATFEFEYDDDLRNAVVDGIEYFDEEYWGQRGAIEPMGHGGGDDAADDGNAEIPYSTLPPADAYPGTALEPVDESATDEDGRPRSDDAVFVATLLESGSRLVDGDERYLLVSPRTPYNRVPLADMALNATVARSGERVADAPLEQTVDGEFALHYGASLADVRPGDSVTITVESPPQVARHQGYETAFLEIPSVELTVPGGGEQ comes from the coding sequence ATGGACAACGACATCGATCGACGGACGTTCGTCGGCTGGACGGGCGCGGTCACCGGCGCGATCGCCCTCGCAGGGTGTATGGAAACCGGCGGCGACGACGAAGACACCGGGGGCGAGGACAACGGGGCCGAAGGGCCGAACGATCCCGACCTGCCGAGGCTCCCCCGGGTCGAGGACCCGCCGAACGCGGTGTACGTCCCGACCCACCGGGAGTCGATGTGGACGATCGATCCGATCACGGCCGGCGACTACACCATCGCGCCGATGCTGTCGATGCCCCACTCGTTCTGGATCCTGACCGGCGGCGCCGGCGGCGCGGACGAAATCCAGCGCGTCGATCCGACCGAGAGCCGGAGCGTCCACATGATGTTCACGCTCTGGGACGCCGAGACCGGCGTCGTCCTGCCGGTCAACGAGGGCGCGACGATCACCGTCTCGAGGGACGGCCAGCGAGTGGGCCAGCCGACCTCACCGTGGCCGATGCTCTCCCAGGGGATGGGCTTTCACTTCGGGGACAACGTGCCCCTCGAGGCGGACGGTACCTACACCGTCGAGGTCGACCTGCCGCCGCTTTCGGTGCGGACGACGGGCGACCTCACGGGTCGATTCACCGAGGGCGCGACTGCGACGTTCGAGTTCGAGTACGACGACGACCTCCGGAACGCGGTCGTCGACGGCATCGAGTACTTCGACGAGGAGTACTGGGGGCAACGCGGGGCTATCGAACCGATGGGTCACGGCGGTGGTGACGACGCCGCAGACGATGGCAACGCCGAAATTCCGTACTCCACGCTCCCGCCCGCCGACGCGTATCCGGGCACGGCGCTCGAGCCGGTCGACGAGTCCGCCACCGACGAGGACGGCAGGCCCCGCAGCGACGACGCGGTATTCGTCGCGACGCTGCTCGAGTCCGGGTCCCGGCTGGTCGACGGGGACGAGCGCTACCTGCTCGTCTCGCCGCGGACGCCGTACAACCGCGTGCCGCTGGCGGACATGGCCCTGAACGCGACGGTCGCACGGAGTGGAGAGAGAGTCGCCGACGCCCCCCTCGAGCAGACGGTCGACGGCGAGTTCGCGCTCCACTACGGGGCCTCGCTCGCGGACGTCCGGCCGGGCGATTCGGTGACGATCACGGTCGAGTCGCCTCCGCAGGTCGCGCGTCATCAGGGGTACGAGACGGCGTTCCTCGAGATACCGTCGGTCGAACTGACGGTACCGGGTGGTGGGGAGCAGTGA
- a CDS encoding mandelate racemase/muconate lactonizing enzyme family protein, whose product MRDGEDDSELTLEYRPFSLDLADPFETADGTIDSRDGFLVRIATASAEDAPVGYGEAAPLQGWTESHSDCEAALERASDAIRSGPAAALEAVDEQVAARHGLALALADLAATRESTPLYRYVGQGPMVGRVPVNATVGDGSPTETAREASEAVGRGFHTCKLKAGRRDVDADIERVRRTREVVGPDVELRVDANEAWTYAEAATALEAFADLDVSVLEQPLPAGALEGHADLRADDLGDGVAIALDEGLLEHGIDAICEAEAADAVVLKPMALGGIDVARKVAAWVQELELVPIVTTTIDGVVARTGAVHLAASIPDVPACGLATAGLLAEDLGRDPVLLEKGSAVIPQTKGLGIEGVWEE is encoded by the coding sequence ATGCGCGACGGTGAGGACGATTCGGAGCTGACCCTCGAGTATCGGCCGTTCTCGCTTGATCTCGCCGATCCGTTCGAGACTGCCGACGGGACGATCGACTCGCGGGACGGCTTTCTCGTCCGGATCGCGACGGCGTCGGCGGAGGACGCGCCGGTCGGCTACGGCGAGGCCGCGCCGCTTCAGGGATGGACGGAGTCCCACAGCGACTGCGAGGCCGCCCTCGAGCGCGCGAGCGACGCGATCCGGTCCGGTCCCGCCGCGGCCCTCGAGGCGGTCGACGAACAGGTGGCGGCCAGACACGGGCTCGCGCTGGCGCTCGCCGATCTGGCGGCGACCCGCGAGTCGACGCCGCTGTACCGCTACGTCGGACAGGGCCCGATGGTGGGTCGGGTGCCGGTCAACGCGACCGTCGGCGACGGCTCGCCGACCGAGACGGCGCGCGAGGCCAGCGAGGCCGTCGGCCGCGGCTTCCACACCTGCAAGCTCAAAGCCGGCCGTCGAGACGTCGACGCCGATATCGAACGCGTGCGACGGACTCGCGAAGTCGTCGGCCCGGACGTCGAACTGCGGGTCGACGCGAACGAGGCCTGGACCTACGCGGAGGCGGCGACCGCCCTCGAGGCCTTCGCCGACCTCGACGTGTCCGTCCTCGAGCAACCGCTGCCGGCGGGGGCACTCGAGGGTCACGCCGATCTCCGGGCCGACGACCTCGGGGATGGCGTGGCGATCGCGCTGGACGAAGGACTCCTCGAGCACGGCATCGACGCGATCTGTGAAGCGGAGGCCGCCGACGCCGTCGTGCTGAAGCCGATGGCGCTCGGTGGAATCGACGTGGCCCGCAAGGTCGCGGCGTGGGTCCAGGAGCTCGAACTGGTGCCGATCGTGACGACCACGATCGACGGGGTCGTCGCCCGAACGGGCGCGGTCCACCTCGCCGCGTCGATCCCCGACGTCCCCGCCTGCGGGCTGGCCACGGCGGGATTGCTCGCCGAAGACCTCGGACGGGATCCGGTCCTGCTCGAGAAGGGATCGGCCGTCATCCCGCAGACGAAGGGGCTGGGCATCGAGGGGGTGTGGGAGGAGTGA
- a CDS encoding serine hydrolase domain-containing protein — protein sequence MERRKLLGSIAAAAVGSAVPASASAGPKKGGNRPSPPSHSNSKRNSDILPTGIDRIEETFYNQIERELHHGAQLAVYHKDELVLNIAGGTTGPDGAAETTDTRHVLFSTTKPYTAGTVHHLVDEGLVDYDDYVVDHWPEFGRNDERKEDVTIRHVLSHQSGLHSIPAIDDNPEVWGDPDEKERLVEEATLAYEPGTRTDYHLLSYGWIIDGLTRNVVGKQIDEIAAEAIFDPLGMDDTSIGIENADAVDVSTLVGFEPYHQITDPESPGYTAYVAALFNRDDVQESVVGAATGIGTARDLARYYNCLLNNGEDVFSNQVTRAFTSVEVEQEDDGEYTRRGLGVRFGGSPGDSFGVTASHGVYGHGGLGSIMTWADPDNDIAFAYVTNGIRDGYEHSQRVARLGDTVRHELS from the coding sequence ATGGAGCGTCGAAAACTCCTCGGAAGTATCGCAGCTGCGGCAGTGGGATCGGCGGTACCAGCATCAGCGTCAGCAGGCCCGAAGAAGGGCGGAAACAGACCGAGTCCACCATCGCACTCGAATTCGAAACGGAACTCGGACATCCTTCCCACCGGCATCGACCGAATCGAGGAGACGTTCTACAACCAGATCGAACGGGAACTCCATCACGGCGCACAGCTCGCGGTCTACCACAAGGACGAACTCGTCCTGAATATCGCTGGTGGGACGACCGGGCCCGACGGTGCGGCGGAGACGACTGATACCCGCCACGTCCTCTTTTCGACGACGAAACCCTACACGGCGGGAACGGTCCATCATCTCGTCGACGAGGGGCTCGTCGACTACGACGACTACGTCGTGGACCACTGGCCGGAATTCGGTCGTAACGACGAACGAAAGGAGGACGTGACGATCCGCCACGTCCTCTCACATCAGTCCGGACTCCATTCGATCCCAGCCATCGACGACAATCCCGAGGTCTGGGGCGACCCCGACGAGAAGGAGCGGCTCGTCGAGGAGGCCACGTTAGCGTACGAACCCGGCACGCGCACCGACTATCATCTCCTGAGCTACGGGTGGATTATCGACGGGCTCACCCGGAACGTCGTCGGAAAGCAGATCGACGAGATCGCGGCGGAGGCGATCTTCGATCCGCTCGGCATGGACGACACGAGTATCGGCATCGAGAACGCCGATGCGGTCGACGTTTCGACACTGGTCGGTTTCGAACCGTACCACCAGATCACCGATCCCGAATCCCCGGGATACACGGCTTACGTCGCCGCGCTCTTCAATAGGGACGACGTTCAGGAGAGCGTCGTCGGTGCTGCGACCGGGATCGGGACTGCACGCGACCTCGCCCGATACTACAACTGCCTGCTGAACAACGGGGAAGACGTCTTCAGTAACCAGGTGACTCGCGCCTTCACGTCTGTCGAGGTGGAACAGGAAGACGATGGCGAATACACCCGACGCGGTCTCGGTGTCCGATTCGGTGGTAGCCCGGGTGACAGCTTCGGGGTGACTGCCTCCCACGGTGTCTACGGCCACGGCGGGCTCGGCAGTATCATGACGTGGGCCGATCCTGACAACGACATCGCGTTCGCGTACGTCACCAACGGAATTCGTGACGGCTACGAACACAGTCAACGCGTCGCTCGCCTCGGCGACACGGTCCGTCACGAACTATCGTAG
- a CDS encoding 1,4-dihydroxy-2-naphthoyl-CoA synthase, translating into MVSELFDPERWEPVAELNEEFDDITYHRAVDAGTVRIAFDRPDVRNAFRPGTVDELYDALDHAKRQTDVGCILLTGNGPSSKDGGWAFCSGGDQTIRGEDGYQYEGDEERASEQGRLHILEVQRLIRHIPKVVVAVVPGWAVGGGHSLHVVCDLTLASEEHAKFLQTDPDVASYDAGFGSAYLAKQIGQKKAREVFFLGKTYDAAEAAEMGMVNEAVPHEELEETALEWGERINAKSPTAMRMLKYAFNMTDDGMVGQQVFAGEATRLGYMTDEAAEGRDAFVEGRDPDFDDFPWHY; encoded by the coding sequence ATGGTTTCGGAACTGTTCGACCCCGAGCGCTGGGAGCCGGTCGCGGAGCTGAACGAGGAGTTCGACGACATCACCTACCACCGGGCGGTCGACGCCGGGACGGTCCGAATCGCCTTCGACCGACCCGACGTCCGCAACGCCTTCCGGCCCGGCACGGTCGACGAACTGTACGATGCCCTGGACCACGCCAAGCGCCAGACCGACGTCGGCTGTATCCTGCTGACCGGGAACGGGCCGTCGTCGAAGGACGGCGGCTGGGCGTTCTGTTCCGGCGGCGACCAGACGATCCGCGGCGAGGACGGCTATCAGTACGAAGGTGATGAGGAGAGAGCGTCCGAACAGGGCCGGCTGCACATCCTCGAGGTCCAGCGCCTGATACGCCACATTCCGAAGGTCGTGGTCGCCGTGGTGCCGGGCTGGGCCGTCGGCGGCGGCCACTCGCTGCACGTCGTCTGCGACCTCACGCTCGCGAGCGAGGAGCACGCCAAGTTCCTCCAGACCGACCCCGACGTGGCCAGCTACGACGCCGGCTTCGGCTCTGCGTATCTGGCCAAGCAGATCGGCCAGAAGAAGGCCCGCGAGGTGTTCTTCCTCGGGAAGACCTACGACGCCGCGGAGGCCGCGGAGATGGGCATGGTCAACGAGGCGGTTCCCCACGAGGAGTTAGAAGAGACCGCCCTCGAGTGGGGCGAGCGTATCAACGCCAAGAGCCCGACGGCAATGCGGATGCTCAAGTACGCCTTCAACATGACCGACGACGGGATGGTGGGCCAGCAGGTCTTCGCCGGCGAGGCGACGCGGCTGGGCTACATGACCGACGAGGCCGCGGAGGGTCGGGACGCCTTCGTCGAGGGCCGGGATCCCGACTTCGACGACTTCCCGTGGCACTACTGA
- a CDS encoding cohesin domain-containing protein: protein MTSDHARSRRPGSRLASVLAAALAGCLLVGLLVPAPVAAGDNAAMFYFEPKEVDVESGETVTIDLVASSHGAYGDGVGELSATIAYDPDVFTVTDVEHGPMLAADDGDAAVDGAVEIDDDAGTVTIEQKRTPAGDGATATETAATITLEVAADAEPTTETLEVRDAEMRLVSDAQQSTIEHDGTVHVDGGGESGGDGDDGPDGVTLANEGESDDGAESGDETESNEATDDASGEDSSDDSVPGFTVPSVLVGIGALLWFRSLR from the coding sequence GTGACGAGCGATCACGCCAGATCCCGTCGTCCCGGATCCCGACTCGCGAGCGTCCTCGCAGCCGCGCTCGCGGGCTGTCTCCTCGTCGGGCTCCTCGTCCCGGCGCCGGTCGCGGCCGGCGACAACGCGGCGATGTTCTACTTCGAACCGAAGGAGGTCGACGTCGAGAGCGGCGAGACGGTGACGATCGACCTCGTCGCGAGCAGTCACGGCGCCTACGGCGACGGGGTCGGCGAACTCTCCGCGACGATCGCGTACGATCCCGACGTGTTCACCGTGACCGACGTCGAACACGGTCCGATGCTGGCCGCGGACGACGGCGACGCCGCGGTCGACGGCGCGGTCGAGATCGACGACGACGCGGGGACGGTGACGATCGAGCAGAAGCGGACGCCCGCCGGCGACGGCGCGACGGCGACCGAGACCGCGGCAACGATCACCCTCGAGGTCGCCGCCGACGCCGAACCGACGACGGAGACGCTCGAGGTCAGGGACGCCGAGATGAGACTCGTCAGCGACGCACAGCAGTCGACGATCGAACACGACGGAACCGTCCACGTCGACGGCGGCGGCGAATCCGGCGGTGACGGTGACGACGGCCCCGACGGCGTCACGCTCGCGAACGAGGGCGAATCGGACGACGGAGCCGAATCCGGCGACGAGACCGAATCCAACGAGGCGACCGACGACGCGTCGGGTGAGGACTCGAGCGACGATTCCGTCCCCGGGTTCACCGTCCCGTCGGTGCTGGTCGGGATCGGCGCGTTGCTCTGGTTCCGAAGCCTTCGGTAG
- a CDS encoding 1,4-dihydroxy-2-naphthoate polyprenyltransferase has translation MSTAEVDISRTKAWLMAARPQTLPAAAAPVIVGTGLAIHEGVIAPLSALVAFLGAALIQIGTNFANDYYDAVKGADTDDREGFTRVTQSGIISPDRVKQATIATFGLAILSGTYLVYVGGLPILVVGLVSVVCGWAYTGGPYPLGYHGLGDLFVFVFFGVVAVMGTFYVQAATAVEPLATTIPEGTVTREAFLASLPVAGIATAILVVNNVRDKETDAAAGKRTLAVRLGYRWSRVQYVAMLALAYATPVWFWLVEGFEPGVLLPLVSLPYAAVVARTVCTRTDGEALNPALEGTGKLHVIFAILFAAGVAV, from the coding sequence ATGAGTACGGCGGAGGTCGATATCTCACGGACGAAAGCGTGGCTGATGGCCGCACGCCCCCAGACGCTGCCCGCGGCGGCGGCGCCCGTGATCGTCGGGACGGGACTGGCGATCCACGAGGGGGTGATCGCCCCGCTGTCGGCGCTGGTGGCCTTTCTCGGTGCGGCGCTGATCCAGATCGGAACGAACTTCGCGAACGACTACTACGACGCGGTGAAAGGGGCCGACACCGACGACCGCGAGGGGTTCACCCGCGTGACCCAGTCGGGCATCATCTCGCCCGATCGGGTCAAGCAGGCGACGATCGCGACGTTCGGGCTGGCGATCCTCTCGGGAACCTACCTCGTCTACGTCGGCGGACTGCCGATCCTCGTCGTCGGCCTCGTGAGCGTCGTCTGCGGGTGGGCCTACACCGGCGGCCCCTACCCGCTGGGCTATCACGGGCTCGGGGACCTGTTCGTCTTCGTCTTCTTCGGCGTGGTCGCCGTAATGGGGACGTTCTACGTGCAAGCCGCGACGGCGGTGGAGCCGCTGGCGACGACGATCCCGGAGGGGACGGTTACCCGCGAGGCGTTCCTCGCGAGCCTCCCCGTCGCGGGCATCGCGACGGCCATCCTCGTCGTGAACAACGTCCGCGACAAGGAGACCGACGCCGCGGCCGGCAAGCGAACCCTCGCAGTTCGGCTGGGCTACCGGTGGAGCCGCGTCCAGTACGTGGCCATGCTCGCGCTGGCCTACGCGACCCCCGTCTGGTTCTGGCTCGTCGAGGGGTTCGAACCCGGCGTGTTGCTCCCGCTCGTCTCGCTGCCCTACGCGGCCGTCGTCGCCCGAACCGTCTGCACCCGGACCGACGGCGAGGCGCTCAACCCGGCCCTCGAGGGGACCGGGAAGCTCCACGTGATCTTCGCGATCCTGTTCGCCGCGGGGGTGGCCGTCTAG
- the menD gene encoding 2-succinyl-5-enolpyruvyl-6-hydroxy-3-cyclohexene-1-carboxylic-acid synthase, with protein MSAPNRATLWGRVLVDELSKGGLEAVCISPGSRSTPLTVAFAEHEGIDVYSHLDERSAAFFALGRARRTGEPTALVCTSGTAAANFHPAVMEADRARVPLLVLTADRPHELRDSGANQTIDQVKLYGDAVRWYAELPDPEADERKVRSLRTTAARALAETTGVEPGPAHLNCPFRKPLEPLEVPDADPDSFAETLAGRGRDGAFVETAAGERTLANDQYRPLVRALEDAGRPLIVAGPADPADLTELEPAAVVAVAERVGAPILADPLSGLRFGPHLGDDPGDGPVYGGYDAYVDELPEPDVVVRVGASPTSKPLRHALRDADALQFLLDPAGGWREATFTATDLFAAAPGDVFEGLRERLEAEAGANSTGGETEAEWLAAFDDAERRHWEIRDEALEADTLESEPFEGAILADVFTHAPDPATVFVSNSMPIRDADRFARPRAADLTVLANRGASGIDGIASTALGAGSATDEPLVLVTGDLAFFHDSNGLLAVDRCGVDATIVLLDNDGGGIFHKLPIEGFEPPFTDQFKTPHGLEFESLAEFHNLEFERVAPADFADAYRDSLERAGTQVLAVDFDSEASHRRRDALEERVRDGIRDGGE; from the coding sequence ATGAGCGCGCCCAACCGCGCGACGCTCTGGGGCCGCGTGCTGGTCGACGAACTTTCGAAGGGGGGCCTCGAGGCCGTCTGTATCTCGCCGGGGAGTCGCTCGACGCCGCTGACGGTCGCGTTCGCCGAACACGAGGGAATCGACGTCTACTCTCACCTCGACGAGCGCTCGGCGGCCTTCTTCGCGCTCGGACGCGCGCGACGGACCGGCGAGCCGACGGCGCTGGTCTGTACCTCCGGAACGGCGGCGGCGAACTTCCACCCCGCGGTGATGGAGGCCGACCGGGCGCGCGTCCCGCTGCTCGTGCTCACCGCCGATCGACCCCACGAACTCCGAGACAGCGGCGCGAACCAGACGATCGATCAGGTCAAACTCTACGGCGATGCGGTCCGCTGGTACGCGGAACTACCGGATCCCGAGGCCGACGAGCGCAAGGTGCGGAGCCTCCGGACGACGGCGGCGCGGGCGCTGGCCGAGACGACGGGCGTCGAGCCCGGGCCGGCCCACCTGAACTGCCCGTTTCGCAAGCCCCTCGAGCCGCTCGAGGTCCCCGACGCCGACCCCGACTCGTTCGCCGAGACCCTCGCGGGGCGCGGACGCGACGGCGCGTTCGTCGAGACCGCGGCGGGCGAGCGGACGCTGGCGAACGACCAGTACCGACCGCTCGTCCGGGCGCTCGAGGACGCCGGTCGGCCCCTGATCGTCGCCGGACCGGCCGATCCGGCCGATCTGACTGAACTCGAGCCCGCGGCCGTCGTGGCCGTCGCCGAGCGCGTCGGCGCACCGATCCTCGCGGATCCGCTCTCGGGGCTGCGGTTTGGTCCCCACCTCGGCGACGATCCCGGGGACGGCCCGGTCTACGGCGGCTACGACGCCTACGTCGACGAACTCCCGGAGCCGGACGTCGTCGTCCGCGTCGGCGCGTCGCCGACCTCGAAACCGCTGCGCCACGCCCTGCGCGACGCCGACGCCCTCCAGTTCTTGCTCGACCCTGCGGGCGGCTGGCGTGAGGCGACGTTCACCGCGACGGACCTGTTCGCGGCCGCACCCGGCGACGTCTTCGAAGGGCTGCGCGAGCGACTCGAGGCCGAAGCGGGCGCGAATTCGACCGGCGGCGAAACCGAAGCCGAGTGGCTGGCCGCGTTCGACGACGCCGAACGCCGCCACTGGGAGATCCGCGACGAGGCGCTCGAGGCCGACACGCTCGAGTCCGAACCGTTCGAGGGGGCGATCCTCGCCGACGTCTTCACGCACGCGCCCGACCCGGCGACCGTGTTCGTCTCGAATAGCATGCCGATCCGGGACGCGGATCGGTTTGCTCGGCCCCGCGCGGCAGACTTGACGGTGCTGGCGAACCGCGGCGCCAGCGGCATCGACGGCATCGCGAGCACGGCGCTGGGCGCCGGGAGCGCGACGGACGAGCCGCTGGTGCTCGTCACCGGGGATCTGGCCTTCTTCCACGACTCCAACGGCCTGCTCGCGGTCGACCGCTGCGGCGTCGACGCCACCATCGTCCTGCTGGACAACGACGGCGGCGGCATCTTCCACAAACTCCCGATCGAAGGGTTCGAGCCGCCGTTTACCGATCAGTTCAAGACGCCCCACGGCCTCGAGTTCGAGTCCCTCGCGGAGTTTCACAATCTCGAATTCGAGCGCGTCGCGCCCGCCGACTTCGCGGACGCCTATCGCGACTCGCTCGAGCGCGCGGGGACGCAGGTGCTGGCCGTCGACTTCGACTCGGAAGCGAGTCATCGGCGGCGGGACGCGCTCGAGGAGCGAGTTCGCGACGGGATCCGCGACGGGGGCGAATAG
- a CDS encoding DUF7405 family protein, translating into MTLPDRSALSRRDYLRALVAVGGASALSACLSESEEIDVPSGTDDPDSLPERQHAWNEFLSRDDDGNVLAPEHHVLVALSLAAEPTDDARETVESALRTLERAYEWSNEGLVFTLGYTPAYFDRFDGSLPEAVDLPAPEALSAQEDPSFDEYDAVLHLASDHSQVVLEAEEGLFDEVDALNGVDVETDLTGVFERVDDRRRTGFVGAGLPANHTDLANVPESVPEEAPFFMGFRSGFAESQATEDRVTIADGPFAGATTQHIESMDVQLRTWLEQDSHYQRVSKMFSPKHAEEEMIGDIGEKLSTSNALSDERIESTAEDARTRGVVGHAQKAARAREDGDPLLLRRDFNTVDGDSPGVHFVALQQGIENFVRVREAMNGDELSVAHANNGIRSYIFVNRRGNYLVPPRSLRALPPAEPTTN; encoded by the coding sequence GTGACACTTCCCGACCGGTCCGCCCTGTCCCGCCGGGACTACCTCCGCGCGCTGGTGGCCGTCGGTGGCGCCTCGGCGCTCAGCGCGTGCCTCTCCGAGAGCGAGGAGATCGACGTCCCCTCGGGTACCGACGATCCCGACTCCCTCCCCGAGCGACAGCACGCCTGGAACGAGTTCCTGTCGCGAGACGACGACGGGAACGTGCTGGCGCCGGAACACCACGTGCTGGTGGCGCTGTCGCTGGCCGCGGAGCCGACCGACGACGCGCGCGAGACGGTCGAATCGGCGCTGCGGACCCTCGAGCGGGCCTACGAGTGGAGCAACGAGGGGCTGGTCTTCACGCTCGGCTACACGCCGGCGTACTTCGACCGCTTCGACGGCTCGCTGCCCGAGGCAGTCGACCTGCCGGCTCCCGAGGCGCTGTCCGCACAGGAGGATCCGTCGTTCGACGAGTACGACGCCGTCCTCCACCTCGCGAGCGACCACTCGCAGGTCGTCCTCGAGGCCGAGGAGGGGCTGTTCGACGAGGTCGACGCGCTCAACGGCGTCGACGTCGAGACCGATCTGACGGGCGTCTTCGAACGCGTCGACGACCGCCGACGGACCGGGTTCGTCGGCGCGGGGCTACCCGCCAACCACACCGATCTCGCGAACGTCCCCGAGTCGGTGCCCGAGGAGGCCCCTTTCTTCATGGGCTTTCGCTCCGGGTTCGCGGAGAGCCAGGCCACCGAGGACCGCGTGACGATCGCGGACGGCCCCTTCGCGGGCGCGACGACCCAGCACATCGAGTCGATGGACGTCCAGTTGCGCACCTGGCTCGAGCAGGACAGCCACTACCAGCGCGTCTCGAAGATGTTCAGCCCGAAACACGCCGAGGAGGAGATGATCGGCGATATCGGCGAGAAACTATCGACGTCGAACGCGCTGAGCGACGAGCGGATCGAGTCGACCGCCGAGGACGCCCGCACTAGAGGCGTCGTCGGCCACGCCCAGAAGGCCGCTCGAGCCCGCGAGGACGGCGACCCGCTGCTGTTGCGCCGGGACTTCAACACCGTCGACGGGGACAGTCCGGGCGTCCACTTCGTCGCCCTCCAGCAGGGGATCGAGAACTTCGTCCGCGTCCGCGAGGCGATGAACGGCGACGAACTCAGCGTCGCGCACGCGAACAACGGCATCCGAAGCTACATCTTCGTTAACCGCCGGGGTAACTACCTCGTGCCGCCGCGCTCGCTGCGGGCGTTGCCGCCGGCGGAGCCGACGACAAACTGA